A region from the Gossypium hirsutum isolate 1008001.06 chromosome A08, Gossypium_hirsutum_v2.1, whole genome shotgun sequence genome encodes:
- the LOC121204864 gene encoding F-box protein CPR1, which translates to MARLPHEMTSDILCRLSVKDLLRFRSVSKPWCSSIEDPYFIKLHLSHSLKTNTNHSLILSHWEDQFFSVNCALFETTQRLNHPFGEQRKTLQILGSCNGLLALVDDKDRIFLWNPSTRKSQVLPFNEIGFSSPSSTYYGFGYDPISDDYKLVRMVQSHGNNDEYFHSEAKVYSFRSNCWRRIKDVCFYHKFSREFGFLANNALHWMVFKTPQSRKKELVGFDLGSEEFRFLELPDCCLDKVLWFHIKAIGGDICLTSTYRETDNVVVDVWIMKEYGVKQSWFKLISWKEPHFMPCSTVALPLAFSKDGYEVLFFIGYKRFNWGRRVDSFVWYDLRSKVVENVVIRDIPTSFEVNWYVDSLVPLNSNAQQ; encoded by the coding sequence ATGGCCAGACTCCCACATGAAATGACCAGTGATATACTATGTCGATTAAGTGTAAAAGATCTTCTACGCTTCAGGAGCGTTTCAAAGCCATGGTGCTCTTCGATCGAAGACCCATATTTCATCAAACTCCACCTCTCCCATTCGCTCAAAACCAATACCAATCACTCTCTTATTCTCAGTCACTGGGAGGACCAGTTCTTCTCCGTCAACTGCGCCCTATTCGAAACTACCCAAAGACTCAACCACCCATTCGGTGAACAAAGAAAAACCCTTCAAATATTGGGTTCTTGCAATGGTTTGCTGGCTCTAGTAGACGACAAGGATAGAATATTTCTATGGAACCCTTCAACGAGAAAATCCCAGGTACTACCTTTCAATGAAATAGGGTTCTCATCTCCATCTTCAACTTATTATGGATTTGGGTACGATCCCATTTCTGATGACTACAAATTGGTTCGAATGGTCCAATCACATGGAAACAATGATGAATATTTTCATTCGGAAGCTAAGGTTTACAGCTTCAGGAGCAACTGTTGGAGAAGGATTAAGGATGTCTGCTTTTATCATAAGTTCAGTCGAGAATTTGGGTTTTTGGCTAACAACGCTTTACATTGGATGGTTTTTAAAACTCCCCAATCGCGTAAGAAAGAGCTTGTTGGTTTTGATCTGGGGAGCGAGGAATTCCGTTTCCTTGAATTGCCGGATTGTTGTTTAGATAAGGTTTTATGGTTTCACATAAAAGCCATTGGGGGTGACATTTGTTTGACTTCAACTTATAGGGAAACCGATAATGTTGTGGTTGATGTATGGATAATGAAGGAATATGGGGTTAAACAATCTTGGTTTAAATTGATATCATGGAAGGAACCCCACTTTATGCCATGTTCTACAGTTGCATTACCTTTGGCTTTTTCAAAAGATGGTTACGAAGTTTTATTCTTCATTGGATACAAGCGGTTTAATTGGGGGAGAAGGGTCGACAGTTTTGTGTGGTATGATTTGAGAAGCAAAGTGGTTGAGAATGTTGTGATTAGAGATATTCCAACTTCATTTGAAGTGAACTGGTATGTTGACAGCCTTGTCCCTCTTAATAGTAATGCTCAACAGTGA
- the LOC107926166 gene encoding F-box protein CPR1 encodes MATLSHDLTIEILRGLSVKDLLRFKCVSKLWCFSIDDPYFIKLHLSHSVKTNTNYSLILRRWGYDFLSVNYDSLKTTQIITPPLTDSPIKILGSCNGLLALIDDKDRIFLWNPSTRKSQVLPSTEIDFSSTSISSAPSTYYGFGYEPISDDYKLVRMVQSHGNNDEYFHSEAKVYSLRSNCWRRIKDVCFYLKFNREFGFLANNALHWMVFKTPQSDNRNLVGFDLGSEEFRFVELPDFCLDKLFWFGIKAMGGDLCLTATYREINNVVVDVWIMKEYGVKQSWIKSISWNEPHNISDTPVAVPLAFSKNGNKVLFNIAYKWCNLVKRGGKFVWYDLGSQRVENVGIRDIPTSFDVELYVDSLVPLNSNAPQ; translated from the coding sequence ATGGCGACCCTCTCGCATGATTTGACCATTGAAATACTACGTGGTTTAAGTGTAAAAGACCTTCTACGCTTCAAGTGTGTTTCAAAGCTCTGGTGCTTTTCGATTGATGATCCATATTTCATCAAACTCCACCTCTCCCATTCCGTCAAAACCAATACCAATTACTCCCTTATTCTCCGTCGCTGGGGGTACGATTTCCTCTCCGTCAACTACGACTCACTCAAAACAACTCAAATAATCACCCCCCCACTCACCGATAGTCCCATTAAAATATTGGGTTCTTGCAATGGTTTACTGGCTCTAATAGACGACAAGGATAGAATATTTCTATGGAACCCTTCAACGAGAAAATCCCAGGTATTACCTTCCACTGAAATAGACTTTTCATCTACATCGATTAGCTCTGCCCCTTCAACTTATTATGGATTTGGGTACGAGCCCATTTCTGATGACTACAAATTGGTTCGAATGGTCCAGTCACATGGAAACAATGATGAATATTTTCATTCTGAAGCTAAGGTTTACAGCTTGAGGAGCAATTGTTGGAGAAGGATTAAGGATGTCTGCTTTTATCTTAAATTCAATCGAGAATTTGGGTTTTTGGCTAACAACGCTTTACATTGGATGGTATTTAAAACTCCCCAATCGGATAATAGAAACCTTGTTGGTTTCGATCTCGGGAGCGAGGAATTCCGTTTCGTTGAATTACCGGATTTTTGTTTAGATAAGCTTTTTTGGTTCGGCATAAAAGCCATGGGGGGTGACCTTTGTTTGACTGCAACTTATAGGGAAATCAATAATGTTGTGGTTGATGTATGGATAATGAAGGAATATGGGGTTAAACAATCTTGGATTAAATCGATATCATGGAACGAACCCCACAATATTTCAGATACTCCAGTTGCAGTTCCTTTGGCTTTTTCAAAAAATGGCAACAAAGTTTTATTCAACATTGCATACAAGTGGTGTAATTTGGTCAAAAGGGGCGGCAAGTTTGTGTGGTATGATTTGGGAAGCCAAAGGGTTGAGAATGTTGGGATTAGAGATATTCCAACTTCATTTGACGTAGAATTGTATGTTGACAGCCTTGTCCCTCTTAATAGTAATGCTCCACAATGA
- the LOC107926221 gene encoding F-box protein CPR1, with protein MGTIPHEITIDILGRLSVKDLLRFKCVSKPWCSSIEDPYFIKLHLSHSLKTNTNHSLILRHREYHFFSVNCDSLETTHILNHPFGEPKKSIQILGSCNGLLALVNHNDSIFLWNPSTRESQVLTSNEIEFASPSPWIWFYVSQCSSPSIYIARSTYYGFGYDPISDDYKLVRMVQSCGLDDEYFHSEAKVYSLRSNCWRRIKDVCFYLKFSREFGFLANNALHWMVFRTPESRNKELVGFDLGSEEFRFLELPDCCLDEAFLIDIKAMGGDICLTATFRDFSNVDVWIMKEYGVKESWIKLISCYQPEFIPDSPFAVPLAVSKNGDKVLLFIAYKWCNWGSRSDNFVWYDLGSQRVEKVEIRGLPASFDVDLYVDSLVPLNSNALNDQQ; from the coding sequence ATGGGGACAATCCCACATGAAATAACCATTGATATACTAGGTCGATTAAGTGTAAAGGATCTTCTACGCTTCAAATGCGTTTCAAAGCCATGGTGTTCTTCGATCGAGGACCCATATTTCATCAAGCTCCACCTCTCCCATTCCCTCAAAACCAATACCAATCACTCTCTTATCCTCCGTCACCGGGAGTACCACTTCTTCTCCGTCAACTGCGACTCACTTGAAACAACCCATATACTCAATCACCCATTCGGTGAACCAAAAAAATCCATTCAAATATTGGGTTCTTGCAATGGTTTACTGGCTCTAGTAAACCACAACGATAGCATATTTCTATGGAACCCTTCAACGAGAGAATCCCAGGTATTAACTTCCAATGAAATAGAGTTCGCATCTCCAAGTCCATGGATTTGGTTTTACGTTTCACAGTGCTCATCTCCATCGATTTACATAGCCCGTTCAACTTACTATGGATTTGGATACGATCCCATTTCTGATGACTACAAATTGGTTCGAATGGTCCAATCATGTGGACTCGATGATGAATATTTTCATTCTGAAGCTAAGGTTTACAGCTTGAGGAGCAATTGTTGGAGAAGGATTAAGGATGTCTGCTTTTATCTTAAGTTCAGTCGAGAATTTGGGTTTTTGGCTAACAACGCTTTACATTGGATGGTTTTTAGAACTCCTGAATCGCGTAATAAAGAGCTTGTTGGTTTTGATCTGGGGAGCGAGGAATTCCGTTTCCTTGAATTGCCGGATTGTTGTTTAGATGAAGCTTTTCTTATTGACATAAAAGCCATGGGGGGTGACATTTGTTTGACTGCAACTTTTAGGGATTTCAGTAATGTTGATGTATGGATAATGAAGGAATATGGGGTTAAAGAATCTTGGATTAAATTGATATCATGCTACCAACCCGAATTTATTCCAGATTCTCCATTTGCAGTACCTTTGGCTGTTTCAAAAAATGGTGACAAAGTTTTACTCTTCATTGCATACAAGTGGTGTAATTGGGGCAGCAGGAGCGACAATTTTGTGTGGTATGATCTGGGAAGCCAAAGGGTTGAGAAAGTTGAGATTAGAGGCCTTCCAGCATCATTTGATGTGGACTTGTATGTTGATAGTCTTGTCCCTCTTAATAGTAATGCTCTAAATGATCAACAATGA